The genomic window GTCAGCCGCATGGCCGGTGGTCTCGACATTACCCTCAGCGTCCGGCTGTTTATCGGTGCGCCGGTTAGCAAACAGCAGCCAGGCGCTAAGCGCGATCGTGCCTAGTGTGATAACGATGATCCAGGCGCTCCAGAAGCCAGGCAAGGAGTCGCCCCATAGATTATTCATGTATTTTTATCTCCCCTGTCGTGGCGGGAATCTGCTTCATCCCCGGATGCAGCAGGCTTGTCACGGGACGGTTGCTCATCATCATCGGCGAAGGGCAGGTTGGCCGCTTCCTCGAAGTCTGGTTTACGTCGCTTGGAATAGGCCCACCAGGTGATGCCCAGAAAAGCGATGATTAATATCAGCGTGATGAGGCCGCGAAAAGTTCCCGTATCCATAGCTTAGCGAGTGCCCTCAAGCACGGTTCCCAGTTGCTGTAAGAAAGCGATCAGTGCAGTGATTTCCTGAGTTCCATTGACCTCGGCAGTCGCGTTGGCGATCTGCTCATCGGTATAGGGAACGCCCAGGCTTTGGAGCGCACGCATCTTGGCCGGTGTATCTTCGCCATCCAACCGGTTTGAAAACAGCCATGGGTAGGCAGGCATGATGGACTCTGGCACAACGTCGCGCGGGTTATACATATGCGCACGGTGCCAGTCGTCGCTGTAACGGCCGCCTACACGTGCCAGGTCAGGCCCGGTACGCTTGGAACCCCACAGGAAGTTATGGTCATAGACAGACTCGCCCGCCACGCTGTAGTGGCCGTAGCGCTCGGTCTCAGCGCGGAAGGGGCGAACCATTTGCGAGTGACAGCTGACACAGCCTTCACGGCGGTAGATGTCACGTCCTTCCAGTTCTAGGGCGGTGAGGGGCTCCAGCCCCTCGACCGGCTCAGTGGTCTGTTTCTGGAAAAACAGTGGAACAACCTCAGCCAGGCCGCCGAAACTGATTGCAACCAAAATCAGTACGGCAAGCAGGCCAACGTTCTTTTCAACGATATCGTGTTTCATTGGTCTCAACTTCCCCGGTTAAGCGGCTTGTGGCATCGGCTGCTGGCTGACAGCTTCGCTACGTTTAACCGTCTGGTAGACATTGTAGGCCATGATCAGCATGCCGGTGACCCAGAACAAACCACCAATCAAGCGTACGAAGTAACCTGGCGCACTTGCCTCAACGGCTTCAACAAAGGTGTACATCAAGGTGCCGTCCGCGTTGATGGCACGCCACATCAGGCCCTGCAGAATACCGTTTACCCACATGGAGGCGATGTACAGCACGGTGCCGATGGTGGCCAGCCAGAAGTGCACGGCAATCAGGTTGACGGAGTGCATTTCAGTGCGGCCGAACAGACGCGGGATCAGGTGGTACATGGAGCCGATAGTGATCATGGCGACCCAGCCAAGCGCGCCGGAGTGTACGTGACCAATGGTCCAGTCGGTGTAGTGCGACAGAGCGTTGACGGTCTTGATCGCCATCATCGGGCCTTCAAAGGTCGACATGCCATAGAAGGACAGGGCAACCACCAGGAAGCGCAGGGTCGGATCGGTGCGCAGCTTATGCCAGGCGCCGGAGAGGGTCATCATGCCGTTGATCATGCCGCCCCAGGAAGGTGCCAGCAGAATGATCGACATCACCATGCCCAGTGACTGCGCCCAGTTAGGCAATGCAGTGTAGTGCAGGTGGTGGGGGCCAGCCCACATGTAGACCATGATCAGTGCCCAGAAATGCACGATCGACAGGCGGTAGGAATAGACCGGACGTTCAGCCTGCTTGGGAACGAAGTAGTACATCATGCCCAAAAAGCCTGCAGTCAGGAAGAAGCCTACAGCATTGTGCCCATACCACCACTGCACCATGGCATCAATCGTGCCCGCATAGATGGAGGTTGAGTACATCGGAGTAACGGGGATGGCCGCATTATTGACGATATGCAGCACCGCTACCGTCAGGATGAAGGCAGCAAAGAACCAGTTCGCCACATAGATATGCGAGGTTTTACGCTGTTTGATGGTCATCAGGAAGACCAGGGCGTAAGTGACCCATACAATGGCGATCAGGATGTTGATCGGCCACTCCAGCTCGGCATATTCCTTGGTAGTGGTATAGCCCAACGGAAGTGACACAACGGCAGAAACAATCACTGCCTGCCAACCCCAGAACGTAAAGGCCGCGAGCTTGTCAGAAAAGAGTCTCGTCTGACAGGTTCGCTGCACCACGTAATATGAGGTGGCAAAAAGTGCCGAGCCGCCAAAGGCGAAGATTACGGCATTGGTATGAAGAGGACGCAGGCGCCCAAAGCTAGTCCAAGGTAAGCCAAGGTTCAGTTCCGGCCATACCAGCTGTGCGGCAAGAATGACGCCAAGCGTCATGCCTATGATGCCCCACACAACAGTCATGATCGCGAACTGCCGAACTACCTTGTAGTTGTAGGTCGGGTGTTCTAGTGCTGTGCTCATTTCATGTTCCCATCGAACGCGGTTAGGGGGTAACCCAGTGCTATTTTGCCTGGATGCGACCGCCCGCTTGATGACGCAGGTCAAGATCCATTAAAGATTTTAACGCAGCAGGCGCCCAAGCTGAACAAGCCAATTGTTTAAGCTGGCGGTATGAGAGTGAATCACATGCCATATTATGCCCAACAGGGTTATGTTGAAATTAATTTTGATTTGTTTGTATCCACAATGCAGGCAGGCGCCTGCGGGCGGTTTTACGTGGATAATCATACACCCGTTACCCTGCAGGGGGTGCCAAAGAAGGGCTGTCTGCTGTTTGCCCATGGTGCTGGAGCGGGGCAGGAGTCTGATTTTATGCGGCAATTTGCCACATCAGCTGCCCAGGCCGGTATCCAGCTGATGACCTTTGATTTTACCTACATGCAACGCATGAACATTGAAGGCCGTCGACGCCCGCCCGCTAAAATTGAGCAGCTCGTCACAGAAATGTCAGCCTGGTATGGGTCACTCTTTGCGGCGACTGATCAACCCATCTGGGTGGGTGGCAAATCGATGGGCGGTCGAGTGGCCAGCCTGCTGGCGGCTCAGCGCCAGGTGCCTGGCGTGATTATCGCGGGATATCCGTTTCATCCGCCACGCTCACCCGATAAGCTCAGGTTGGCACATTGGGGAGACGTCTCTGCGCCGAATCTTATTATTCAGGGCGAGCGTGATCCGTTTGGCCGCCGTGATGAAGTGGCTGCCTATTCGCTGCCCGCGAATGCGAAAGTTGAATGGCTGGCAACGGGCGATCACGACTTCAACCCCCTGCGTGCCAGTGGATGGGATCAAAGCGCACTGATTCAGCAGGCGACTCGGAAAGCCGCGGATTTCATGCTGACACACCGTGATGTTAATGGGGTGTGCTAATGGGTGCGAGCATAAGAAACGGCCCAAGCAGTGCGCTCTTTTCAAAGCCGAATAAAAAAGTTGCCAATTCATTGTTGACTTCCCCCGGCGCTTAGGTAGAATGCAGCGCCACGTGACCAGCGGGTGGTTAGCTCAGTTGGGAGAGCACCAGCCTTACAAGCTGGGGGTCACTGGTTCGAACCCAGTACCACCCACCACGCCTTAAAAAGCGTTATATGGCCACGTGAAAAAGCATCTTGTTGTTAGTAATGCGATAGATAGTATGCGGACCGGTAGTTCAGTTGGTTAGAATGCCGGCCTGTCACGCCGGAGGTCGCGAGTTCGAGTCTCGTCCGGTCCGCCATTATCATCACAAAGTTTTCATTATAGATGTTTATTATTGTCGTTCAGTGGACCGGTAGTTCAGTTGGTTAGAATGCCGGCCTGTCACGCCGGAGGTCGCGAGTTCGAGTCTCGTCCGGTCCGCCACGATAATGAGATGCATTACCTGTAAAATTAAGTTAGTATGTTGGCACTTGGGTGGTTAGCTCAGTTGGGAGAGCACCAGCCTTACAAGCTGGGGGTCACTGGTTCGAACCCAGTACCACCCACCATTTACCAAAAAGTCGTTTGGTATGTGGAAAAAAGCAAAAGATAGATCGCACTTAGATGCGGACCGGTAGTTCAGTTGGTTAGAATGCCGGCCTGTCACGCCGGAGGTCGCGAGTTCGAGTCTCGTCCGGTCCGCCATTAAGTGATACCAGCAACGCTGGATAGATTCCTGAAAAACCCGGGTCATTGGCCCGGGTTTTTTGCGTCTGTCGATCATAGTACGTCGTTCAGAGCACGCTGACGGCAGCCTTGGCAACCTGCACATCCTGATCAGGCTTGACGCCGGAGATGCCTACAGCGCCCACTACCTGGCCGTCAACGATGATGGGTACACCGCCTGACAGCAGTGCCTGCATGGGCGCAGATACAAAGGCCGTACGGCCACCGTTGATCATCTCTTCAAATACCTGGGTTTCCTTGCGCCCTATGGCGGCGCTACGCGCCTTGTTGGCCGCTACATCCGCAGTAAAGGGCGCAGCACCATCCAGGCGGCGCAAGGCCAGCAGATGGCCGCCATCATCGGTAACCGCCACGGTAATCGCCCAGTTTTCGCGTTCGGCTTCCCGTTGGGCAGCATCCAGTACCTTGGCAACATCATCCTGGGTTAATACAGCTTTGCTTTGCATGGTGATTTCTCTTGGGTGGGTGATAAGTGAATGGTTGATCAAAAAGTGGGTGATCAACCAAACAGTGATGAGCTGGGCGGTAGCCGCGCTTAGCCAAGCGCGGCATCGACCACTTCAATCCAATGACGAACCGGGGTGCGGTTAGCGCCTGCCAGATGGGTCTGACAACCGATATTGGCGGTGACAATCATTTCCGGGTTGCCTGCTTCCAGTGCGTCAAGCTTGTTATTGCGCAATTCGGTGGCAAGTTCAGGCTGGGTAATTGAGTAGGTGCCTGCCGAGCCGCAGCACAGGTGAGCATCCTGAACCGGCGTCAGTTCAAAACCGAGCTGGGTCAGTACGCCTTCTACGGCACCGTTAAGCTTCTGTGCGTGTTGTAGGGTGCAAGGGCAGTGGAAGGCGAGGCGTTGGTCTGTCTTGACGCTGAGCTCATCCAGCGGCTCTTCGCGCAGCACTTCCACCAGATCTTTTGCCAACTCGCTAATACGCTCGGCCTTTGCCGCGTAGTCCGGGTCATCCTTGAGCATTTCGCCATACTCTTTAACGAAGGCGCCGCAGCCGCTCGCGGTTTGCACAATGG from Halomonas sp. CH40 includes these protein-coding regions:
- the ccoN gene encoding cytochrome-c oxidase, cbb3-type subunit I is translated as MSTALEHPTYNYKVVRQFAIMTVVWGIIGMTLGVILAAQLVWPELNLGLPWTSFGRLRPLHTNAVIFAFGGSALFATSYYVVQRTCQTRLFSDKLAAFTFWGWQAVIVSAVVSLPLGYTTTKEYAELEWPINILIAIVWVTYALVFLMTIKQRKTSHIYVANWFFAAFILTVAVLHIVNNAAIPVTPMYSTSIYAGTIDAMVQWWYGHNAVGFFLTAGFLGMMYYFVPKQAERPVYSYRLSIVHFWALIMVYMWAGPHHLHYTALPNWAQSLGMVMSIILLAPSWGGMINGMMTLSGAWHKLRTDPTLRFLVVALSFYGMSTFEGPMMAIKTVNALSHYTDWTIGHVHSGALGWVAMITIGSMYHLIPRLFGRTEMHSVNLIAVHFWLATIGTVLYIASMWVNGILQGLMWRAINADGTLMYTFVEAVEASAPGYFVRLIGGLFWVTGMLIMAYNVYQTVKRSEAVSQQPMPQAA
- a CDS encoding heme-binding protein, whose protein sequence is MQSKAVLTQDDVAKVLDAAQREAERENWAITVAVTDDGGHLLALRRLDGAAPFTADVAANKARSAAIGRKETQVFEEMINGGRTAFVSAPMQALLSGGVPIIVDGQVVGAVGISGVKPDQDVQVAKAAVSVL
- a CDS encoding cbb3-type cytochrome c oxidase subunit 3, which codes for MDTGTFRGLITLILIIAFLGITWWAYSKRRKPDFEEAANLPFADDDEQPSRDKPAASGDEADSRHDRGDKNT
- the ccoO gene encoding cytochrome-c oxidase, cbb3-type subunit II — encoded protein: MKHDIVEKNVGLLAVLILVAISFGGLAEVVPLFFQKQTTEPVEGLEPLTALELEGRDIYRREGCVSCHSQMVRPFRAETERYGHYSVAGESVYDHNFLWGSKRTGPDLARVGGRYSDDWHRAHMYNPRDVVPESIMPAYPWLFSNRLDGEDTPAKMRALQSLGVPYTDEQIANATAEVNGTQEITALIAFLQQLGTVLEGTR
- a CDS encoding alpha/beta fold hydrolase, whose amino-acid sequence is MDNHTPVTLQGVPKKGCLLFAHGAGAGQESDFMRQFATSAAQAGIQLMTFDFTYMQRMNIEGRRRPPAKIEQLVTEMSAWYGSLFAATDQPIWVGGKSMGGRVASLLAAQRQVPGVIIAGYPFHPPRSPDKLRLAHWGDVSAPNLIIQGERDPFGRRDEVAAYSLPANAKVEWLATGDHDFNPLRASGWDQSALIQQATRKAADFMLTHRDVNGVC